One window of Brevibacterium pigmentatum genomic DNA carries:
- a CDS encoding tyrosine-type recombinase/integrase: protein MQLITGVTRVQQVGNIDLGYSYTVVDSSGKVHSDAEEFLRRYSSGTARTYAYLLVKHLRCIEAWGKNVREIENPDLERYMFLLKRGDLPYSKGVPSTSTINVSATCLSEFYKYLIATGRSSASLSKSSPTYETRSRIDRKMLGHLSRPAVRLSALKGVRNYTVSPSWVSDSEIDSLLAVAANPRDKLIIVWLRDAGFRVGEICGVKYSEIHLQDDAPCGDCDSPHVHICHKEYAPNRARVKVKHAWSTKNGIVQGGQVRRVSPDMVHAYFDLQTSEWANTSGFLLRRMDNKNLGEPIGTHGVRGVLRRLCRRADLREVNPHEFRHRFAHRVLEASQDTHIASAAGGWQSAQMVEQVYGHPDLGSSVFEAALAEVWNTNA, encoded by the coding sequence ATGCAGTTGATCACAGGTGTGACTCGAGTACAGCAAGTCGGAAACATAGACTTGGGCTATTCGTACACGGTTGTCGATTCTTCCGGAAAAGTGCATTCTGATGCCGAGGAATTTCTAAGAAGATATTCTTCGGGAACGGCGCGGACTTATGCGTATTTGTTAGTCAAACACCTGCGTTGCATTGAAGCATGGGGAAAGAACGTCCGCGAAATCGAGAACCCTGATCTTGAACGCTACATGTTTCTTTTGAAGCGCGGAGATTTGCCCTATTCCAAAGGGGTGCCCTCGACCTCGACCATTAATGTCAGTGCTACGTGTCTGTCGGAATTTTACAAGTATTTGATTGCAACTGGTCGAAGTTCCGCCTCGCTTTCCAAGTCCTCTCCGACGTATGAAACGAGAAGTAGGATCGATAGGAAGATGTTGGGGCATCTGAGTCGCCCAGCTGTGCGTCTTTCCGCTTTGAAGGGTGTACGAAACTATACTGTTTCTCCTTCGTGGGTATCAGATTCGGAGATTGATTCACTTCTGGCGGTTGCAGCAAATCCCCGCGACAAGCTCATAATTGTATGGTTGCGTGACGCTGGATTTCGGGTGGGCGAGATTTGCGGAGTCAAATATTCAGAGATACATCTGCAAGATGACGCTCCATGTGGAGATTGCGATTCTCCTCACGTGCATATTTGCCATAAAGAATATGCGCCCAATAGGGCGAGGGTAAAGGTGAAGCATGCCTGGTCTACCAAAAATGGAATAGTCCAAGGCGGTCAAGTGCGGCGGGTTAGCCCAGACATGGTTCATGCGTACTTTGATCTTCAAACTTCCGAATGGGCTAACACGAGTGGATTTCTTCTCAGGAGGATGGACAACAAAAATCTAGGCGAGCCAATCGGCACCCACGGCGTTAGGGGCGTTCTTAGGAGGCTCTGCCGAAGAGCTGATCTCCGTGAGGTTAACCCACATGAGTTTCGGCACAGATTTGCTCATCGTGTGTTAGAAGCGTCGCAAGATACGCATATTGCGAGTGCGGCAGGCGGTTGGCAAAGCGCCCAGATGGTGGAACAGGTGTATGGTCATCCGGATTTGGGGAGTTCAGTCTTTGAAGCCGCTCTAGCGGAAGTGTGGAACACCAATGCATAA
- a CDS encoding ATP-binding protein yields the protein MSEETPGREDPPVDLPEPIEPAEADDGEPTSSAHIIGRASAVALWGLTGKIVSIEASVSAGLPGIDIVGLPDASVSESRKRLRAALAYLGKPVATEHLTINLTPGTVPKIGTGFDLGIAVAVLRALSLITDDDTGAVIHCGEIGLDGRIRPVTGVLPSLHTALQAGFDRFVVPIGNADEARLIGRARVLPVASLAEVVNVCGGSMAVPELPPVLEMDRPVPVSPELHDLSEVQGQAEGRFGLEVAAAGGHNLLMRGTPGAGKTLLAQCLPGILPPLDDEEAVEVATVRSLRGELDGSDGLDHRPPFEAPHHRSTASALIGGRRPGTVGVLSRAHRGVLFMDLTCAVGTRV from the coding sequence ATGAGTGAGGAGACACCGGGTCGGGAGGATCCCCCGGTCGATCTGCCGGAGCCGATCGAGCCAGCCGAGGCCGACGATGGCGAACCCACATCCTCGGCGCATATCATCGGGCGGGCCTCTGCCGTGGCACTGTGGGGGCTGACCGGGAAGATCGTGTCGATCGAAGCCAGCGTGAGTGCCGGACTGCCGGGAATCGACATCGTCGGATTGCCGGATGCGTCGGTGAGCGAATCACGCAAGCGACTGCGGGCAGCCCTTGCCTACCTCGGGAAACCCGTCGCCACCGAACACCTGACGATCAACCTCACCCCTGGAACAGTGCCGAAGATCGGCACCGGATTCGACCTCGGCATTGCCGTCGCCGTGCTCAGAGCACTGTCGCTGATCACCGATGACGACACCGGTGCCGTCATCCACTGCGGTGAGATCGGGCTCGACGGCAGGATCCGTCCCGTCACCGGCGTGCTCCCGTCCCTGCACACCGCGCTGCAGGCCGGATTCGATCGTTTCGTCGTCCCCATCGGCAATGCCGACGAGGCACGGCTCATCGGACGGGCAAGAGTGCTCCCGGTCGCCTCTCTGGCCGAAGTGGTCAATGTCTGCGGAGGATCGATGGCCGTGCCCGAACTGCCTCCAGTCCTTGAAATGGACCGACCTGTTCCCGTCTCCCCGGAACTCCACGATCTCTCCGAAGTCCAGGGACAGGCCGAAGGGCGTTTCGGTCTCGAAGTCGCCGCCGCGGGCGGCCATAACCTGCTCATGCGCGGCACGCCCGGAGCCGGCAAGACCCTCCTGGCTCAATGCCTGCCCGGAATTCTGCCGCCGCTCGACGATGAGGAAGCCGTCGAAGTCGCCACAGTCCGCTCCCTGCGCGGAGAACTCGACGGCAGCGACGGACTCGATCACCGGCCCCCGTTCGAGGCGCCCCATCACCGCAGCACCGCCTCGGCGCTCATCGGCGGACGCAGACCCGGAACGGTAGGAGTACTGAGCCGCGCCCACCGCGGGGTTCTGTTCATGGATTTAACTTGCGCAGTTGGAACACGTGTTTGA
- a CDS encoding tyrosine-type recombinase/integrase, which translates to MESLASWELRYAIQARTEDPDGTKWDMTPMRKLIELMVNRRISSFMDLEVGIGQVRSLGMNDSRADVIARGIVTYLRVFYSDVESSKEEGILYLDHFGHSIPGMLGTVDLRMIPQRWLRDAAWDYLRFRIEGPNPPRVRAILDTTRRSAIELGAFLEQHSQFRGHRPAELTASDAQSFVRDYRRRMQKGLPSRALKNSDGSSARITANTYRYVLNGARQILRHMVDNFQDESTGLSREFVVEFPFGTINTGPQRRAPLSDDTYRAVCDAANLDAFEQNFDASKLGLRDVWETILYTGRRASEIIRLRFDCLQELRGTKVLKFSETKVGLGETSIPIPEVLYQRLQGRQVISRSRIEARLGRSLTAEDEAKVALFPSNVRNPHCLKSISYGGYSSAFRDWITSLDLGPVVNHQARHTIATRLLRAGASTTHIKHFLGHVSERMTEHYVHIANEDLERTLMQVWVDGPGANHPGAATKERVHPAGEGGSTVQTSTLTHIDLMKSSSPTEGGLCLYQPVVRGGECPWKLNCSGCKHFVMTGADLVYWRRKREQWLILAEAAPSDSAREYMHEVVEPLNRALKGLEVALRENGLLEEASNLDMRRPQNFFRPIWNHGYEVAEERLRGVDGEPVERS; encoded by the coding sequence ATGGAGTCGCTTGCATCCTGGGAACTTAGATATGCCATTCAAGCTCGAACTGAGGATCCCGACGGGACAAAATGGGACATGACTCCTATGCGCAAGTTAATTGAGTTGATGGTGAATAGACGTATTTCTTCCTTCATGGATTTGGAGGTCGGCATCGGCCAGGTTCGATCACTTGGAATGAACGATTCCAGAGCTGATGTCATTGCGCGCGGTATCGTAACCTATTTGCGCGTATTCTACTCCGACGTGGAATCCTCGAAAGAAGAAGGGATTCTTTACCTTGATCACTTTGGCCACAGCATTCCCGGTATGCTGGGCACTGTAGATTTGAGAATGATTCCACAGCGGTGGTTGCGAGATGCTGCATGGGACTATCTTCGCTTTCGTATAGAAGGCCCCAATCCGCCTCGTGTAAGGGCGATACTTGATACCACTCGCCGAAGCGCCATAGAGCTTGGCGCTTTCCTAGAGCAGCACAGTCAGTTTCGCGGACACCGACCAGCTGAATTGACTGCCAGTGATGCGCAAAGTTTTGTTCGGGATTATCGTCGGCGTATGCAGAAGGGGCTTCCATCGAGAGCCTTAAAAAACAGTGATGGTTCATCTGCGAGAATCACAGCCAATACCTATAGATATGTACTAAACGGCGCTAGACAGATCCTGCGACACATGGTTGACAATTTCCAAGATGAAAGCACGGGGTTATCGAGGGAGTTTGTCGTCGAGTTTCCATTCGGAACCATCAACACAGGGCCGCAGCGGCGTGCGCCTCTAAGTGACGATACCTACAGAGCCGTCTGCGATGCCGCCAACCTTGATGCTTTTGAGCAGAATTTTGATGCCTCCAAACTTGGACTTCGAGACGTTTGGGAAACGATTCTCTATACCGGTCGTCGTGCAAGCGAAATCATTCGGCTTAGATTTGACTGTTTGCAGGAGCTGCGCGGCACAAAGGTATTGAAGTTTTCGGAAACGAAGGTCGGTCTAGGGGAGACGTCGATCCCTATCCCAGAAGTCCTGTATCAGCGACTACAAGGAAGACAGGTGATCTCCCGATCACGAATTGAGGCTAGGCTTGGTCGCTCGCTGACGGCCGAGGATGAAGCGAAAGTTGCTCTCTTCCCGTCAAATGTTCGGAATCCGCACTGCCTAAAGAGTATCTCTTACGGGGGATACAGTTCCGCGTTCAGGGACTGGATAACCTCTCTCGACCTCGGGCCCGTTGTCAATCATCAAGCGCGACATACCATCGCCACGAGACTTCTCCGTGCTGGTGCCTCCACCACTCACATCAAGCATTTTCTCGGGCATGTGAGTGAGCGGATGACCGAGCACTATGTTCATATTGCTAATGAGGATTTGGAGAGGACTCTGATGCAGGTATGGGTGGATGGCCCCGGGGCAAACCATCCTGGTGCAGCTACCAAGGAACGAGTTCACCCAGCGGGTGAAGGCGGCAGCACAGTGCAGACTTCTACCTTGACGCACATAGATCTGATGAAATCTAGCAGTCCGACTGAGGGCGGACTTTGTCTGTATCAGCCTGTGGTGCGCGGTGGCGAGTGTCCTTGGAAGCTGAACTGCTCTGGCTGTAAACACTTTGTAATGACTGGGGCGGACTTAGTGTATTGGCGTCGTAAACGCGAACAATGGCTAATACTGGCCGAAGCGGCTCCTTCGGATTCAGCACGTGAGTACATGCACGAAGTGGTAGAGCCGTTGAACAGGGCACTAAAGGGTCTCGAAGTTGCATTACGAGAAAATGGCCTGCTTGAGGAGGCAAGCAATTTGGATATGCGACGTCCACAGAACTTCTTCCGTCCGATCTGGAACCATGGGTACGAGGTGGCAGAAGAGCGCCTCAGAGGGGTAGATGGTGAGCCTGTCGAACGCTCATAA